In the genome of Streptomyces sp. SLBN-118, the window TCCAGCCGGAAGGCGTACGCGGCACACACGAGCTGGATGGCGAGTACACCCAGCCAGGCGGCGATCGTCTTCTGGGTGGGGCCGAAGACCAGTCCGTACAGCAGGAAGACGTCGATCAGCGGGGCCAGCAGCGGGGCCAGCACCATGAAGAGGGAGACCAGCGGCAGGCCCACACGGCCGAAGCGGCCCGAGGGACCGCGCTCCACGAGGGCGCCCCTGTGCTTCCAGATGGCCTGCATCGTGCCGTACGACCAGCGGTAGCGTTGCGACCACAGCTGCTGCACGGTCTCGGGGGCCTCGGTCCAGGCGCGGGCCCGCTCGGCGTAGACGACGCGCCAGCCGTCGCGGTGGATGGCCATGGTGATGTCGGTGTCCTCGGCGAGGGTGTCCTCGCTCATGCCACCGACGCGGTCCAGGGCCTGTCGGCGGAAGGCGCCGACCGCACCGGGGATGGTCGGCATGCAGCCCAGCAGGTCGTACATGCGGCGGTCGAGGTTGAAGCCCATGACGTATTCGATGTGCTGCCAGGCACCGATCAGGCTGTCTCGGTTGCCGACCTTGGCATTGCCCGCGACCGCGCCGACGCGCATGTCGCCGAAGGGCTGGACGAGCTCGCGCACGGTTGACGGCTCGAAGACGGTGTCGCCGTCCATCATCACGACGATGTCGTAGCGGGCGTTCCTGATGCCGTTGTTGAGGGCCGCGGGCTTTCCGGAGTTGGGCTGGCGCAGGACCCGGACGCCCGGAAGCAGCATCGCCTCGACTATGTCCGCGGTGCCGTCCGTGGAGCCGTCGTCGATGACGACGACCTCGATGGGGTGGTCGCTCGCCGTCAGCGAGCGGACCGTGTTGGCTATGCACTCGCGTTCGTTGTACGCGGGGACCAGCACCGACACCGGGCGGGTGACCGCCGGGCCCCAGCTGAAGCCGCGCCTTCGCACCTTGCGGGCGTGCGCGAAGGAGAGCACCAGCATCAGCCCGAAGCGCGCGAAGACGAGCACGCCGATCGCCGCGAGACCGACGACCAGGACTTCGGTCGTGTTCTCGGAGAAGGCGACCGCTGAGACGAAGGCCTTGCCCTTCCACAGCTCGGGGCCGGTGACCTTGGTGTGGGCGCTGGGCGCGTCGAGCGCCTCGGTGAGGTTGGTGAAGCGGTAGCCGCGCGCCTTCATCTGCGGCAGGAAGCGGCCGAGTGCCTCGACGGTCTGCGAGCGGTTTCCGCCGGAATCGTGCATCAGGACGATCGAGCCGCTGGTGCCCTTGGGAGTGGCCTGCTTGATGATCGCGTCGACGCCGGGGCGCTTCCAGTCCTCGGAGTCGGTGTTGTTGAAGGCGGTGATGTAGCCGCGGCTGCCGATGTACTGGGTGACCGGCCAGGACTTGTCGTCCAGGGCGTCGGAGAAGGAGGAGTACGGCGGGCGGAAGAGCGAGGTGTGGATGCCTGCCGCGCCCGCGAGCGCCAGCTGGTTCTGCGAGAGCTCCCAGTCGATGCGCGCGGTCGACTGGTAGGACAGGTCGGGGTGGTTGAAGGTGTGCAGTCCGACCTCGTGGCCCTCGCGGACCATCCGTTCCACCAGCTCGGGGTGGCGCGAGGTCATGGTGCCGGTGACGAAGAAGACGGCGTGGGCGTCGTACTGCTTCAGCTGGTCCAGGACCTTCGGCGTCCAGACGGGGTCCGGGCCGTCGTCGAAGGTCAGCACCAGCCTGCGGTCGGGGATGCTCAGCGCTTTGGGCGCGGCCTTGTCGCGCGCGTCGATGACCGGTCCGCCATTGAGAATCTCCTCGGGAACCTGGTGGGTCGGGGCGGGCGGGCGTACGCGGTGGTCGGCCAGGATCTCGCTGTGCACATAGCCGCGCAGCATCAGCATCGCGAGCAGGGCGACCAGGATGAGGACGGGCAGGAGATAGCGCATGGGCATTCTGCGCCGCGCGACGCGCCGGGCCCTGCGGCGCTGCCGCGGGCCCCTGATGTCGGGGTGTGTCATTTAGAGCGCGCCTTCTTGCACGGGTGGATCAGTGGGATTCGTCGACGGGCCCGGATCGGACGGTGCGGACACCGACGGACTGGGGTCCGGCTCGGGCCCGGGGGCGCTACCGCCGCCGCCCGGAGTGGCGGACGCGGATGCCCCGGGCACGGGCACTCCCTTGCCGGAGGGCTGGGGAACCGCGGAACCGGAGGTGGCGGGGCCCGGTCCGGCCGGGAGCCCGCCGGGGCCGCCCGAGGCGGAGCCGGAGGGGCGGGGCAGGAGGGCGCCGGTGGAGTCGGTGGGGGCGGGCGCGCCGGGTACACCGCCGGGTGGGACCTGCGCGGATGTGCTGTCGCTGGGGGCGGGCTGGATCTCGACCTTGTCGGTCCCCTCCTTCTCGCCCGTGCCGAGCCCGGGCAGCAGGGGCGCGGCGGAGTTGCCGCCGACGAGGGCGACGACGAGCGTCACGGCATAGCAGGCGCAGGCAATGGCCAGGACCCAGCCGAGACGGCGGAACTTCTTGCTGCGGCGGCCGCTCTCGTCGACGAACACCGGCCCGTCGGAGCCCTCTTGGACGACAGAACCGCCGGAACCGGACGTACCGGCCGGCAGATCGCCCAGAAACCGGCCACGGCCGTCAAGCTGGATCGTTACCTCGCTCGGCTCATTGGTATAGCCGAAACGGGCATCTTCTTGCCAATTTTTCACTGTTGTACGCACATCCCCCACTGGCTGGAATCGAGTGCGCGCACGACTGCCCGGACACTGCCGGACTGGGTCCCCACCCAACCTGCGCACCCTTTACCCCACTCACCCGGACCAAGAATGTAGCGCACACCGGTGACACCCCGTGCCCTTGTGTCAGTTGTTGTCACCCATCAGCGACATATCACTTTCGGGCAACCAGGCGTTGGCGTCCCGTTCCAGCCAGCCCTCTTGCCCGGCCAGCTCTGCGGCCGCCGACCGCAGCGCATCCACCCCTGGGTGACGGATGCTTTTTCGCCACACCATCGAGACCGGCGACAGCGGTACGGGGTCCACTATCGGGCGCAGCACAGTGCCGGGCATGGCCGGAAAGTCCACCACCGCCAGTACCGGAGTACGCGTCTTCGCCATCACCCGCCGGAACTCCTCGAAGCCGATCGCCACAGGTGCGGGCGGCGCGATCGTGATCCCGCGCCCGGCGAAGAGCCGCCGCGCCAGATCCGTCCACTCCAGGGTTGCCGGATTACCCGCACCGGCATATACGGTCTCGCCGGCGAGCGCGTTCAACGGAATCTGCTCCCGCTCTGCGAGCGGGTGGTCCAGCGGCAGCAGGACGGCCATCGGCTCGTACCGCACCGGCTGATGGGACAGAAGCGCCCGCACGGCCGGTTCCAGTCCGGCCATGCGGCCGAAGGAGACATCGAGCCGCCCGGCGACGATCTCGGCGGCGGCGCCGGTGAGACCGCTCTGGAAGCGGGCCATCAGCTCACAGTCCGGCGCGAGTTCCCTCGCCCTGGCCAGCACCCGGCCCGATGCCATGCCCTCGGTGTTGAGGTCGACGAGCAGCGGCCGCGAGGCTCCCGCCGCGGCCGCGAACAGTTCGTCCTGCGCGTGGAGAACGCCACGCGCGTAGGGAAGCAGCCGCTCGCCGTCGCCGGTGAGCGTCACCTGCCGCGTGGTCCGAACGAAGAGCTCGGCAGCCAACTCCCTCTCCAGCCGCCGGATGTCACGGCTGAGCGCCTGCTGGGCGACATACAGCCGGGCGGCGGCACGGGTGAAGTGCAGCTCGTCGGCGACGGCGACGAAGGCGCGCAGCAGGCGGGGGTCGAGGTCTCTGGCCACGCTCCGAATTTACAACAGGGGTGTGTCAATGAGGCCTGAGCAGGTGTTGGACGGTTCGAGCGCCTGGCGGCGAGGGTTGCTCCATGCCGCATCCAGCCGACGTCGAACACCCTCCAGCCCCTCCGGCGATCGAGGAGCGGGGTCCGGGGCGCAGCCCCGGCGCGCGCCCCAGCCCCTACCGCCGGCTCTTCGCACCGACAGGCGCCGCCGCCTTCACCGCCGGCAACCTCCTCGCCCGTCTCCCCATGGGCATGTTCGGCGTCAGCGGCGTCATCATGATCGCCGGAGCCCGCGGCTCGTACGCCCTCGCCGGAGCCGTCACCGCGACCGGCCTCGCCGCGACCGCACTGGTCGCGCCGTGGACCGCGCGGCTCGTGGACCGGCACGGGCAGGCCCGGGTCGCGGTGCCCGCGACGGCGCTCGCCGTGCTGGGTTCGCTCGCCCTGTTGCTGTGCGTACGCCTCGGCGCACCCGACTGGACCCTGTTCGCCGCGTACGCCGCGACCGCCACGACCCCCAACACCGGCGGCATGTCCCGCGCCCGCTGGGCCCATCTGCACCGCGGCGACCCGGCCGCGCTGCACACCGCGAACTCCTTCGAGCAGGCCGCCGACGAGCTGTGCTTCATGCTCGGCCCCGTGCTCGCCGCGTTCCTGTGCTCAGCGCTCTTCCCGGAGGCGGGCACTCTGACGGGCGCGATCCTGCTGCTCACCGGAGTCCTCATCTTCGCGGCCCAGCGCGACACCGAGCCGCCGGTCACCGCCCTCCCGGCGCGCACCCGCTCCCCGCTGCGTACGCCGGGCATGGCGCCGCTGCTCGCGGTTTTCCTCGCGACCGGCGCGGTCTTCGGCTCGATGGAGGTCGTCACGATCGCCTTCGCGGACGGCCGGGGGCAGGCCAGCGCCGCGGGCGCGGTGCTCGCGCTCCAGGCCGCCGGTTCGTGCGCGGCGGGCCTGGCGTACGGCAGGTTCCGCCCCGCCCGGGTCCTCCCCCGCCGCCTGATGATCTGCCTCGCCGCGATGACGGTCCTCATGTCGCTGCCCCTGCTTGCCGCGGCCACGGGTTCCCTTCCCGCCGTCGCCGTTGCCCTCCTCGCGGCGGGCATGGCCACGGCCCCGACGATGGTCACGGGGATGACGGTGATCCAACGCCTCACGCCCGAGGGCCAGTTGAACGAAGGCATGACGCTCGCGGTCACCGCGCTGCTCGGCGGCATAGCAGCCGGTTCGGCGACGGGCGGCTGGACGGTGGAGCACGCGAGCACGGCGTACGGATATCTGGTCCCCCTCGCGGCGGCGGCGACCGCCCTCCTGCTGGCCTCGGCGGGCCGGAGCAAGCGGTACTGAGAGCCGCGGCACCACACGACGAAGGCCCGGTCTGCCGTAGCAGCCGGGCCTTTGACGCATGGGATGAGTGGAGATGGCGGGAATCGAACCCGCGTCCAACGGTGCAGAATCAGGGCTTCTCCGAGCGCAGTCCGCTTCGATTTTCTCGGCCCCGGAGATCACACGGACAAGTCTCCGACGGGCTCAGTCACTGTTTGATTTCCCTCTGAACCCCGTGACCGGGCTTAGAGGTTTAGTTCCCTAGCTGATGCCAGGATCCGGGTCGGGAACAGCCCCGGGCTGACAAGTTCGCTAGTCGCTACTTAGGCAGCGAGGGCGAACTGAGTGCTCTTGTTATCGGCACTTATTGGTTGCGACATATGGTTAACGAGATCATTGCCGCTTCCTCGGCTCGCTTCCCCTGCTTCGACATCCGCTGTCGAAACCGATCATCCCCATGTTGATTTTTCAAACCACGCCCCTGCTGTGAGGGGCAGATGCCATCGTACGTGACCAACGCACGACGGTGCCAGCCCATTACTCCGGGCCGGGAACCTGCAGGTCACGTCCGTAGGAGTCCCGCAGGAGGTCGGGCCGGCCGGAGATCAGGCCCGCTGACGCTTCTTCGCGGCCGAGATGGCACGGTCCGTCTCGCGCCGGTCCTGCTTCTCACGCAGCGTCTGGCGCTTGTCGTACTCCTTCTTGCCCTTCGCCAGCGCGATCTCGACCTTGGCCCGCCCGTCCTTGAAGTACAGCACCAGCGGAACGATGGTGTGGCCGGTCTCCTGCGACTTCGACTCGAGCTTGTCGATCTCGGCTCGGTGCATCAGCAGCTTCCGCTTGCGCCGCGCGCTGTGATTGGTCCACGTCCCCTGCGTGTACTCCGGTACGTGCACGTTGTGCAGCCACGCCTCGTGGGCGTCGATCTGGACGAAGCCGTCCACCAGCGAGGCCCGCCCCTGACGCAGCGACTTCACCTCGGTACCTGTCAGCACGAGACCGCACTCGTAGGTGTCGAGGATGGTGTAGTCGTGCCGCGCCTTCTTGTTCTGCGCGATCAGCTTGCGCCCTTTTTCCTTAGCCATAGTGCGGTCATTTTCGCACTAAGACCCGCCCCCGAGGCCACCCAATACCGTCTGGGCCCGATCCTCGGCCCGCTCGTTCGCCGTGAGGTCCGGGGTGATGCCGCGCCCGTCGACGCTGTGACCGGCCGGAGTGCGGTAGTGGCCGACGGTCAGCTCGGCGACCGAGCCGTCGGGCAGGCGGCTGGGCATCTGGACCGAGCCCTTGCCGAAGGTGCGCGAGCCGACCGTGATCGCCCGGCCGCGGTCCTGCAGCGCCCCGGTGACCAGCTCGGCCGCGCTCATCGTGCCGCTGTCGACCAGGGCGACGACGGGTCTGGTGGTGTCCCCGCCGGGCGACGCGTACAGGGCACGCTGCTCGCCCCTGATGTCGTACGTGGCGACCAGACCACCGTCCAGGAAGGCGGAGGCGGCAGTGACGGCCTCGGCGACCAGTCCTCCGGCGTTGCCCCGCAGGTCCAGCAGGACGCCTGCGCCCGCGGGGGCGCCGGCGACCGCCTCGCGCACCCGGGCGCCCGAACCCTTGGTGAAGGAGGCGACCTTGATCATTACCGCCCCGCCCTGGAGGTGCTGGACGGTGACGGCCCGAGTGCTCAGCGTGGTGCGTACCAGCCTCTCGGTCCACACCCGGCCGCGCCGCTGAAGACCGAGGACGACGCTGGTGCGTTCGCCGCCGCGCAGCAGTGCGACCACCTCGGTGACGGGGCGCTCGGCGACCGGGAGGCCGTTGATCGTACGCAGCCGGTCACCGGCCCTGATGTCCGCCTTTGCCGCGGGGCCGCCGGGCTGGACCTCGGCGACCTCGACCTGCCCGCCGGCGGCGCGCCTGGCCGTGAGGCCGACGCCGGTGTACTGGCCGTCGAGGGCCTGCTCGAACGCCTCGTACTCGCTCTTGTCGTAGACCGCGCCCCATCTGTCCCCGCTGCGGCTGACGACTGCCTCGGCGGCCTCGGTGCCGGACTTGCCGTCGGCCATCGCCTCGGCTGCGGCCCGGGCGACGTCGTCCACGGTCGCGGCGGCCGTCTTGGCGGCAAGGCGCGGTGCGTTCTCGCCGTCGTGCGGCAGGGAGTTGGTGGCGGCCGCGGTGGCCAGAACACTTGCGAAGACCAATGTCAGGGCCGCCCCGCGGCGGATGCGGCGGGGCCGAGGGCAGAACTCCGAGCCCGGCATGGCGCCCACTCTAGGACAAGCGAACGGCGCCGTACGGCGGTTGGCCGGACGGCGCCAGGGGCGCTTGTCACACCTTGAGATACTTGCGCAATGCGATGAAAGCCGCCATGGCGGGCATCAGCAGCCCAATCGCGATCACCAGTGGCAACTTGGTGACCACGGCGTCCCAGCCGATGAAGTTGACCAACTGCATCTTCTCGGAGAGCGCCAGACCGTGGTCGATCAGGAAATACCTGCCGACCAGCAGCATCGCGGAGGCGACAACGCCGCCCAGCAGACCGGCGAATGCGGCTTCCATGATGAACGGCATCTGGATGTAGAAGCTGGATGCGCCCACCAGCCGCATGATGCCGGTTTCACGCCTGCGGCTGAACGCCGAAACGCGCACGGTGTTGACGATCAGCATCAGCGCAATGACCAGCATCAGCGCCATCACGAAGAGCGCGGCGATGTTCATGCCGTTCATCAGGGAGAAGAGGTTCTCCAGGATGTTGCGCTGGTCCTGGACGGACTGCACGCCGTCCCGGCCCGCGAAGGCGGTTGCCACGACCTTGTACTTCTCGGGGTCGTCCAGCTTGACCCGGAACGACTCCTGCATCTGGTCCGGCGTGATGGTGGACGCGATGGGGGTGTCCCCGTACTGGTCCCGGTAGTGCTTGTACGCCTCTTCGGCCGTTTCGTGGTGGACGACATCAACCACGTCCATCTTCTTCAGATCGGCCTCGATCTGCTGCTTCTGCTGACCGGTTACGGCTCCCTTGGCGCACTTGGGAGAGGTCGCCGCGTCGTTCTTGTTGCAGAGGAAGATCGAGACGTTGACCTTGTCGTACCAGAAGTCCTTCATCGTGCTGACCTGCTCACGCATGAGCAGCGCACCACCGAACAGGGCGAGTGAAAGGGCTACGGAGACGATGACGGCGAAGGTCATCGTGAGATTACGGCGGAGACCGACGCCGATCTCCGACAGGACGAACTGGGCGCGCATGGCGTCCTTTCAGTGCTGGTAGCCGTAGACGCCGCGTGCCTGGTCGCGAACGAGACGGCCCTGTTCGAGCTCGATGACGCGCTTGCGCATCTGGTCGACGATGTTCTGGTCGTGGGTCGCCATGATCACCGTCGTACCGGTCCTGTTGATCCGGTCCAGCAGCTTCATGATGCCCACCGAGGTCTGCGGGTCGAGGTTGCCGGTCGGCTCGTCCGCGATCAGCAGCATGGGGCGGTTGACGAAGGCCCGCGCGATCGCGACGCGCTGCTGCTCACCACCGGAGAGCTCACCGGGCATCCGGTCCTCCTTGCCGCCGAGGCCGACAAGGTCGAGAACCTGGGGCACGGCCTTGCGGATCTCGCCGCGCGGCTTGCCGATGACCTCCTGGGCGAAGGCCACGTTCTCGGCGACAGTCTTGTTGGGCAGGAGGCGGAAGTCCTGGAAGACCGTGCCGAGCTGGCGGCGCATGTGCGGCACTTTCCAGTTGGACAGTCTGGCGAGGTCCTTGCCGAGGACGTGGACCAGGCCCTGACTGGCGCGCTCCTCGCGCAGGACGAGCCGCAGGAAGGTCGACTTGCCGGAACCGGACGAGCCGACGAGGAAGACGAACTCCCCCTTGGCGATATCGAGGGAGACGTCCCGCAGGGCGGGGCGGCTCTGCTTGGGGTAGGTCTTGGAGACGTTGTCGAATCGGATCACGGGTGCACCACGGTCAGCCGGGGGTAGGTGAGCGTGACACTACGCGACGCGGGCTCCGACTCGCAGTCGGCGTCACGGGTTGTGCGGTTTGTCCCGTCACGGAACGGGTGTAATCCGGCGGGCCGCGCCGAAAAGCGCCCGAGCTGGCACAGTGGTAGGGGAACATTTGCGTTTCCCTGAGCGTTGTCGATAG includes:
- the smpB gene encoding SsrA-binding protein SmpB, which gives rise to MAKEKGRKLIAQNKKARHDYTILDTYECGLVLTGTEVKSLRQGRASLVDGFVQIDAHEAWLHNVHVPEYTQGTWTNHSARRKRKLLMHRAEIDKLESKSQETGHTIVPLVLYFKDGRAKVEIALAKGKKEYDKRQTLREKQDRRETDRAISAAKKRQRA
- a CDS encoding S41 family peptidase; translation: MPGSEFCPRPRRIRRGAALTLVFASVLATAAATNSLPHDGENAPRLAAKTAAATVDDVARAAAEAMADGKSGTEAAEAVVSRSGDRWGAVYDKSEYEAFEQALDGQYTGVGLTARRAAGGQVEVAEVQPGGPAAKADIRAGDRLRTINGLPVAERPVTEVVALLRGGERTSVVLGLQRRGRVWTERLVRTTLSTRAVTVQHLQGGAVMIKVASFTKGSGARVREAVAGAPAGAGVLLDLRGNAGGLVAEAVTAASAFLDGGLVATYDIRGEQRALYASPGGDTTRPVVALVDSGTMSAAELVTGALQDRGRAITVGSRTFGKGSVQMPSRLPDGSVAELTVGHYRTPAGHSVDGRGITPDLTANERAEDRAQTVLGGLGGGS
- a CDS encoding MFS transporter, with the translated sequence MPHPADVEHPPAPPAIEERGPGRSPGARPSPYRRLFAPTGAAAFTAGNLLARLPMGMFGVSGVIMIAGARGSYALAGAVTATGLAATALVAPWTARLVDRHGQARVAVPATALAVLGSLALLLCVRLGAPDWTLFAAYAATATTPNTGGMSRARWAHLHRGDPAALHTANSFEQAADELCFMLGPVLAAFLCSALFPEAGTLTGAILLLTGVLIFAAQRDTEPPVTALPARTRSPLRTPGMAPLLAVFLATGAVFGSMEVVTIAFADGRGQASAAGAVLALQAAGSCAAGLAYGRFRPARVLPRRLMICLAAMTVLMSLPLLAAATGSLPAVAVALLAAGMATAPTMVTGMTVIQRLTPEGQLNEGMTLAVTALLGGIAAGSATGGWTVEHASTAYGYLVPLAAAATALLLASAGRSKRY
- the ftsX gene encoding permease-like cell division protein FtsX, which codes for MRAQFVLSEIGVGLRRNLTMTFAVIVSVALSLALFGGALLMREQVSTMKDFWYDKVNVSIFLCNKNDAATSPKCAKGAVTGQQKQQIEADLKKMDVVDVVHHETAEEAYKHYRDQYGDTPIASTITPDQMQESFRVKLDDPEKYKVVATAFAGRDGVQSVQDQRNILENLFSLMNGMNIAALFVMALMLVIALMLIVNTVRVSAFSRRRETGIMRLVGASSFYIQMPFIMEAAFAGLLGGVVASAMLLVGRYFLIDHGLALSEKMQLVNFIGWDAVVTKLPLVIAIGLLMPAMAAFIALRKYLKV
- the ftsE gene encoding cell division ATP-binding protein FtsE, with product MIRFDNVSKTYPKQSRPALRDVSLDIAKGEFVFLVGSSGSGKSTFLRLVLREERASQGLVHVLGKDLARLSNWKVPHMRRQLGTVFQDFRLLPNKTVAENVAFAQEVIGKPRGEIRKAVPQVLDLVGLGGKEDRMPGELSGGEQQRVAIARAFVNRPMLLIADEPTGNLDPQTSVGIMKLLDRINRTGTTVIMATHDQNIVDQMRKRVIELEQGRLVRDQARGVYGYQH
- a CDS encoding LysR family transcriptional regulator, with translation MARDLDPRLLRAFVAVADELHFTRAAARLYVAQQALSRDIRRLERELAAELFVRTTRQVTLTGDGERLLPYARGVLHAQDELFAAAAGASRPLLVDLNTEGMASGRVLARARELAPDCELMARFQSGLTGAAAEIVAGRLDVSFGRMAGLEPAVRALLSHQPVRYEPMAVLLPLDHPLAEREQIPLNALAGETVYAGAGNPATLEWTDLARRLFAGRGITIAPPAPVAIGFEEFRRVMAKTRTPVLAVVDFPAMPGTVLRPIVDPVPLSPVSMVWRKSIRHPGVDALRSAAAELAGQEGWLERDANAWLPESDMSLMGDNN
- a CDS encoding bifunctional polysaccharide deacetylase/glycosyltransferase family 2 protein, with the protein product MRYLLPVLILVALLAMLMLRGYVHSEILADHRVRPPAPTHQVPEEILNGGPVIDARDKAAPKALSIPDRRLVLTFDDGPDPVWTPKVLDQLKQYDAHAVFFVTGTMTSRHPELVERMVREGHEVGLHTFNHPDLSYQSTARIDWELSQNQLALAGAAGIHTSLFRPPYSSFSDALDDKSWPVTQYIGSRGYITAFNNTDSEDWKRPGVDAIIKQATPKGTSGSIVLMHDSGGNRSQTVEALGRFLPQMKARGYRFTNLTEALDAPSAHTKVTGPELWKGKAFVSAVAFSENTTEVLVVGLAAIGVLVFARFGLMLVLSFAHARKVRRRGFSWGPAVTRPVSVLVPAYNERECIANTVRSLTASDHPIEVVVIDDGSTDGTADIVEAMLLPGVRVLRQPNSGKPAALNNGIRNARYDIVVMMDGDTVFEPSTVRELVQPFGDMRVGAVAGNAKVGNRDSLIGAWQHIEYVMGFNLDRRMYDLLGCMPTIPGAVGAFRRQALDRVGGMSEDTLAEDTDITMAIHRDGWRVVYAERARAWTEAPETVQQLWSQRYRWSYGTMQAIWKHRGALVERGPSGRFGRVGLPLVSLFMVLAPLLAPLIDVFLLYGLVFGPTQKTIAAWLGVLAIQLVCAAYAFRLDRERMLHLISLPLQQLLYRQLMYVVLLQSWITALTGGRLRWQKLRRTGAVEAPGVIPSPRRSSEDRRPVA